Proteins encoded by one window of Candidatus Terasakiella magnetica:
- a CDS encoding substrate-binding domain-containing protein encodes MMRSLFLIAATVLSFQTGGLALANSEFRDSIRIVGSSTVFPFSAFVAEKFHRKTGQASPVVESTGSGGGIKMFCSGIGVNSPDIVTASRRMKVTEIHKCQDNKVKDISEVMIGWDGIMMAMARGSLGFNLTREQLWKALAKRLPIDGQWVLNPHTKWSHIDSSLPDKTIQVFGPPPTSGTRDVFVEEVMIKGCQSAAHQDLKDTSKQMHLCGEMREDGIYVEAGEDDDLIVRRLKNNPNALGVLGYNALERRNGLIESLSVEGVKPDFDSILDGSYPLSRPLFLYVKNEHINALPQISDYVDEFMSMGAVGNEGYLVEKGLIPIQDEQGNALKSRALKLSVD; translated from the coding sequence ATGATGCGTAGTCTTTTCCTGATTGCGGCGACAGTCCTTTCTTTTCAAACAGGTGGTTTGGCACTTGCCAATAGTGAGTTTCGTGACTCAATCCGTATTGTTGGCTCTTCAACCGTTTTTCCATTTTCTGCTTTTGTGGCGGAAAAATTTCATCGCAAGACCGGGCAAGCGTCTCCTGTTGTGGAATCGACCGGATCGGGTGGGGGCATTAAAATGTTCTGCTCGGGCATTGGGGTAAATTCACCCGATATTGTGACGGCATCGCGGCGCATGAAGGTGACGGAAATTCACAAATGCCAAGATAATAAAGTGAAAGATATTTCAGAAGTCATGATCGGTTGGGACGGGATCATGATGGCTATGGCACGGGGCTCATTAGGTTTTAATCTGACGCGCGAACAGTTATGGAAAGCCTTGGCAAAACGCTTGCCAATTGATGGGCAATGGGTGTTAAACCCCCATACAAAATGGTCTCATATTGATAGCTCCCTTCCTGATAAGACCATTCAGGTTTTTGGCCCGCCCCCCACATCGGGAACACGTGATGTTTTTGTGGAAGAAGTCATGATCAAAGGCTGTCAGTCTGCGGCCCATCAAGATTTAAAAGACACATCTAAACAGATGCATTTATGCGGAGAAATGCGCGAAGACGGGATTTATGTTGAGGCCGGGGAAGATGACGATTTGATCGTGCGCCGCCTCAAAAACAATCCTAATGCGTTGGGTGTTTTGGGCTATAACGCCTTGGAAAGGCGCAATGGCTTGATTGAATCCTTAAGTGTTGAAGGGGTGAAACCAGATTTTGACAGCATTTTGGATGGAAGCTACCCGTTAAGCCGCCCGTTGTTTCTCTATGTGAAAAACGAACATATCAATGCCTTGCCGCAAATCAGCGATTATGTTGATGAGTTTATGAGCATGGGGGCTGTTGGTAATGAGGGTTATCTGGTGGAAAAAGGACTCATCCCCATTCAGGATGAACAGGGAAATGCCCTTAAAAGTCGGGCACTTAAACTCTCTGTTGATTAA
- a CDS encoding HD domain-containing phosphohydrolase, whose product MTDMEKKISECCILVVDDKPVNVLLLEQLLEEEGFDNVISTTDSREVVGLYQSKQIDMILLDIRMPYMDGIEVMGALKEVVGDDDYLPILVLTAQTDIETHKNALAAGARDFLTKPFQPWEVFQRIRNLLETRVFYNNQRVRADVLETEVQKRTKELHETQLEVVRRLGRAGEYRDNETGAHVVRMSKSCKLLALKAGLGEAFAELILQASPMHDVGKIGIPDNILLKPARLSDEERHVMNKHVEIGMDIIGSFDSEMLSMAREIAASHHEKWDGSGYPNQLSGEDIPISGRIAAICDVFDALTSERPYKEAWSTENALSFLQENAASHFDPHLVAVFIEIIPEITSLRLEHPDEEE is encoded by the coding sequence ATGACTGACATGGAAAAGAAAATATCAGAATGTTGTATTTTGGTGGTGGATGATAAACCCGTCAATGTCTTGTTGCTTGAACAGCTTCTTGAAGAAGAAGGCTTTGATAATGTCATCTCAACAACGGATTCACGCGAAGTCGTTGGCCTTTATCAAAGCAAGCAGATCGATATGATTTTGCTTGATATCCGTATGCCGTATATGGATGGTATTGAGGTAATGGGCGCCTTAAAAGAGGTGGTGGGGGATGATGATTATCTGCCCATTCTGGTTCTGACCGCCCAAACCGATATTGAAACCCATAAAAATGCCTTAGCAGCAGGCGCGCGTGATTTTCTCACCAAACCATTTCAGCCATGGGAAGTCTTTCAACGTATCCGCAATTTATTGGAAACACGGGTTTTTTATAATAACCAGCGTGTGCGCGCGGATGTGTTGGAAACAGAAGTGCAAAAACGCACTAAAGAACTACATGAAACCCAGTTAGAAGTGGTGCGCCGTTTAGGGCGTGCGGGTGAGTATCGCGATAATGAAACGGGTGCCCATGTGGTGCGTATGAGTAAAAGCTGTAAATTGCTCGCCTTAAAAGCAGGTTTGGGGGAGGCTTTTGCAGAGCTGATTTTACAAGCTAGCCCCATGCATGATGTGGGGAAAATTGGTATACCGGATAATATCTTGCTCAAGCCTGCGCGCCTGAGTGATGAAGAACGTCATGTGATGAATAAACATGTGGAAATCGGCATGGATATCATCGGTAGCTTTGATAGTGAAATGCTCTCCATGGCGCGTGAAATTGCGGCAAGTCACCATGAAAAATGGGATGGGAGTGGTTATCCTAATCAGTTATCAGGTGAGGATATTCCCATTTCTGGTCGTATTGCGGCGATTTGTGATGTGTTTGATGCACTCACTTCTGAGCGCCCTTATAAAGAGGCTTGGAGTACAGAAAATGCGCTTTCTTTCTTACAAGAAAATGCCGCAAGCCATTTTGATCCGCATTTAGTGGCAGTTTTCATTGAAATAATCCCCGAAATCACCTCATTACGTCTAGAACACCCTGACGAAGAAGAGTAA
- a CDS encoding hybrid sensor histidine kinase/response regulator has product MAEQVPDKNAQGQSDRKIRSILERGPAVMYHCQEYWDYGIDYISPNITDLTGWAPEDFIDNSVFRMEIIHPDDQQYVLSDIQSLFDHGHQIHEYRLRKKDGEYIWVMDDVRTLQSSDGSFDGLVGYLSDITEYKATERSLRESELRHRAIFETVLEGIITIDSKGIVKDMNNAAENMFGYQALHVIGRNIKMLMPEPFASKHDDYLAKYHQTAEANIIGTGRVVRGRRSDGETFEMSLSVSELNLPDGKYFVGAVRDISKRVRAENALKRSQERLRMSQQFAKIGTWDWHIEEDKLFWSDQVFPLLGIINDGVEERTQRFRDWVHPEDCDYVYQAFIKCFKKGEHFDCEHRVLWPDGTVRWVHEQGDVVRNTEGRAVRMVGVIHDVSEKKRREKELERARHAADDANQAKSEFLSRMSHELRTPLNAILGFAQLLGMSGKNPLVERQKSQVGQIVAAGNHLMDLINEVLDLARIEAGRLNLSLEPVDMASLMEECFDISESLAKDKDIDLHLNGALDISLWVDRTRLKQILLNILSNAIKYNELGGFVKFEAHQVDEHWVEFRVSDDGPGIRAEQKDQIFMPFNRLGAENSQIEGTGIGLTLTKQLVEAMGGTIGFDSIVDEGSTFWVRMPIATETEKVAVEADVKQSELNEVRKVLFVDDNNENRDVMTQFASMVNNLDMVVTNTGKSGLEIARDTAPDLIVLDINIDDMDGIELCKAIRQLPNMNSTPIFALSADKSQATIGRAMAAGFDEYLFKPIDLREFRKKLTQLWATTHD; this is encoded by the coding sequence TTGGCTGAACAAGTGCCTGATAAAAACGCACAAGGTCAAAGTGATCGTAAAATCCGTTCCATTTTGGAACGTGGTCCGGCAGTGATGTATCACTGTCAGGAATATTGGGACTATGGCATTGATTATATCAGCCCCAATATCACTGACCTAACGGGCTGGGCACCTGAAGATTTTATTGATAATTCTGTTTTCAGGATGGAGATCATCCATCCCGATGACCAACAGTATGTCTTAAGTGATATTCAATCCCTATTTGATCATGGTCACCAGATCCATGAATACCGCCTGCGCAAAAAAGATGGCGAGTATATCTGGGTGATGGATGATGTGCGCACCTTGCAAAGCTCCGATGGGAGTTTTGACGGGCTGGTTGGCTATCTCAGCGATATTACAGAATATAAAGCGACAGAACGTTCTTTGCGCGAAAGTGAACTGCGACACCGTGCAATTTTTGAGACTGTCCTTGAAGGTATTATCACCATCGATTCCAAGGGAATCGTTAAAGATATGAACAATGCTGCTGAGAATATGTTTGGCTATCAGGCCCTACATGTTATTGGTCGCAACATTAAAATGTTAATGCCAGAGCCTTTTGCCTCCAAACATGATGATTATTTAGCAAAATACCATCAAACAGCTGAAGCCAACATTATTGGCACGGGGCGTGTGGTAAGGGGGCGGCGTTCAGACGGTGAGACCTTTGAGATGAGCTTGTCTGTTTCAGAGCTGAACCTGCCTGATGGTAAATATTTTGTTGGGGCGGTACGTGATATTTCTAAGCGGGTGCGCGCCGAAAATGCCTTAAAGCGTAGCCAAGAACGCCTGCGTATGAGCCAGCAATTTGCCAAAATCGGTACATGGGACTGGCATATTGAAGAGGATAAACTTTTTTGGTCCGATCAGGTTTTCCCTTTATTGGGAATAATCAATGATGGGGTTGAAGAGCGCACGCAGCGTTTTCGCGATTGGGTCCATCCTGAAGATTGTGATTATGTCTATCAGGCTTTCATCAAATGTTTCAAAAAAGGCGAACATTTTGATTGTGAGCATCGTGTGCTTTGGCCCGATGGGACGGTGCGCTGGGTCCATGAACAAGGCGATGTGGTGCGCAATACCGAAGGCCGTGCGGTACGTATGGTTGGCGTTATTCATGATGTGAGTGAGAAGAAAAGGCGCGAAAAAGAGCTAGAGCGCGCCCGCCATGCTGCCGATGATGCAAACCAAGCGAAATCTGAATTTCTTTCGCGCATGAGCCATGAGCTTCGCACTCCGTTGAACGCCATTCTTGGCTTTGCCCAGCTCTTAGGCATGAGTGGTAAAAACCCGCTTGTGGAGCGCCAGAAAAGTCAGGTCGGCCAGATTGTGGCAGCGGGTAATCACCTGATGGACCTGATTAACGAGGTGCTTGATCTGGCACGTATTGAAGCCGGGCGCTTAAACCTTTCCCTTGAGCCTGTTGATATGGCTTCCTTGATGGAAGAATGTTTTGATATCAGCGAGTCCTTGGCAAAAGATAAAGACATTGATCTTCATCTTAACGGGGCACTGGATATTTCTTTGTGGGTGGATCGCACGCGCTTAAAACAAATCCTGCTCAATATTCTGTCTAATGCCATTAAATATAATGAGCTTGGCGGGTTTGTTAAATTTGAAGCCCATCAAGTGGATGAACATTGGGTTGAGTTTAGAGTGAGTGATGACGGGCCGGGTATTCGTGCAGAACAAAAAGATCAGATTTTTATGCCCTTTAACCGTTTGGGTGCAGAAAACTCACAAATTGAAGGCACAGGCATTGGCCTCACGCTGACTAAGCAATTGGTTGAGGCCATGGGCGGGACCATTGGTTTTGACAGTATTGTTGATGAAGGTAGCACGTTCTGGGTGAGAATGCCCATTGCCACAGAAACGGAAAAAGTAGCCGTTGAGGCCGATGTAAAACAGTCTGAGCTTAATGAAGTGCGCAAAGTTTTATTTGTCGATGATAATAATGAAAACCGTGATGTGATGACCCAATTTGCCAGCATGGTGAATAATCTGGATATGGTGGTCACCAACACGGGCAAAAGCGGTCTTGAAATAGCACGAGATACAGCACCGGATTTGATTGTGCTGGATATAAATATTGATGATATGGACGGGATAGAGCTGTGTAAGGCTATACGTCAATTACCTAATATGAATTCAACTCCTATTTTCGCCTTGAGCGCGGATAAGTCTCAGGCAACAATAGGGCGCGCGATGGCTGCCGGGTTTGATGAATATCTTTTCAAACCGATTGACCTGAGAGAATTTAGAAAAAAATTAACGCAACTTTGGGCCACCACACATGACTGA
- the moaB gene encoding molybdenum cofactor biosynthesis protein B, with translation MSQIHGEREFLSLNIAIITVSDTRTFENDKSGDTLAARIEGANHKVYERLIMKDDCNELAEQLRTWSDNPEIDVVITTGGTGVTGRDVTPEAFRMVIEKEIPGFGEIFRMLSYQKIKTSTIQSRAMAGLVNATYMFALPGSSGAVKDAWDDILVHQLDARTRPCNFVELMPRLNEHLA, from the coding sequence ATGTCTCAAATCCATGGGGAACGCGAGTTCCTTTCGCTTAACATTGCAATCATCACCGTTTCAGACACACGCACATTTGAAAATGACAAATCCGGCGATACGTTGGCCGCGCGCATTGAAGGTGCAAACCATAAAGTCTATGAACGTTTGATCATGAAAGATGATTGTAACGAGCTGGCAGAACAGTTGCGCACATGGTCTGATAATCCTGAGATTGATGTGGTTATCACGACAGGTGGCACAGGGGTGACAGGACGTGATGTGACACCAGAAGCTTTTCGTATGGTGATTGAAAAAGAAATCCCCGGTTTTGGCGAAATTTTCCGCATGTTATCTTATCAAAAGATCAAAACATCCACCATTCAGTCCCGCGCCATGGCGGGTTTGGTCAATGCGACCTATATGTTTGCCCTTCCCGGTTCAAGCGGGGCTGTGAAAGATGCGTGGGATGACATTTTGGTTCATCAGCTCGATGCACGCACACGCCCATGTAACTTTGTGGAACTTATGCCACGCCTGAATGAGCATTTAGCATAA
- a CDS encoding lytic transglycosylase domain-containing protein: MVFKLKDAVVAFGLTMGVFATAFAGESNIQLAALEEDAVHKLDVVAQLDDQNLSLYQDVFALQESGNWKKADKLIAKITDRTLMGHVLAQRYLHPTKYRSRYKELRKWLAKYHDHPQAKQIYKLAKKRRPKNALNPQAPTGRYLSGSGYDATGHATKVYSPRKRLSKAKARKAAGYTRKMRYYTRKGWTKSVKRLLRTKEVHQLLHRGQIDQARTWLAAGYYADGLDKWAYEWSLKAVKRSGKYIPTAHWIAGLASWRMGKLQQAASHFEKVTQSGYSSDWMMSAGAYWAARSYLLERKPQQVNDWLKKAASYPRTFYGQLANRSLGYETVFNWHMPDLNHDALSTLKTQRSGRRALALLQVGQDEMAEKEFRKSYSKADDEARVAMLNVAMRSNMPSFSMRLASQLARKGHNVPDAALYPMPKWQPKVGYKVDRALIFALMRQESGFNPKAKSYAGAKGLMQLMPGTASFVARDRRMRWSKKLFEPETNISLGQRYINMLLNENAINGDLFQMTAAWNGGPGNLNKWKRGVKYQDDPLLFIESIPSRETRIFIERVLTNFWIYRDRMGQEVPTLDAIASGSWPIYKGQDASSIEMAKK; the protein is encoded by the coding sequence ATGGTATTCAAACTTAAAGACGCCGTTGTTGCATTCGGCCTGACCATGGGTGTTTTCGCCACTGCATTTGCGGGCGAGTCCAACATTCAACTGGCTGCATTAGAAGAAGATGCAGTTCATAAATTGGATGTGGTTGCCCAATTAGACGATCAAAACCTGTCGCTTTATCAGGATGTTTTTGCTTTGCAGGAAAGCGGGAACTGGAAAAAAGCGGACAAGCTGATTGCAAAAATCACCGATCGTACCTTGATGGGCCATGTGCTTGCCCAGCGTTATCTCCATCCCACGAAATATCGTTCGCGCTATAAAGAATTGCGCAAATGGTTGGCGAAATATCACGATCACCCCCAAGCAAAACAGATTTATAAACTGGCAAAAAAACGCCGCCCTAAAAATGCGCTGAACCCGCAAGCTCCAACGGGGCGATATCTTAGTGGGTCGGGTTATGATGCCACAGGTCATGCGACAAAAGTTTATTCTCCACGCAAACGCTTAAGTAAAGCCAAGGCGCGCAAGGCGGCAGGCTATACCCGCAAGATGCGTTATTATACGCGAAAAGGCTGGACCAAATCGGTTAAGCGCTTGTTGCGCACTAAAGAAGTTCATCAATTGCTGCACCGGGGTCAAATTGATCAGGCGCGCACATGGCTGGCGGCGGGCTATTACGCTGATGGTCTGGATAAATGGGCCTATGAATGGTCACTTAAAGCGGTGAAACGTTCTGGCAAATATATCCCCACAGCCCATTGGATTGCGGGTTTGGCCTCGTGGCGCATGGGTAAATTACAACAAGCAGCCAGCCATTTTGAAAAAGTTACACAATCTGGTTATTCTTCTGACTGGATGATGTCTGCGGGGGCTTATTGGGCGGCACGTTCTTATTTATTAGAGCGCAAACCCCAACAGGTTAATGACTGGCTTAAAAAAGCCGCAAGCTATCCACGCACCTTTTATGGGCAGTTGGCAAACCGTTCATTAGGTTATGAAACCGTCTTTAATTGGCATATGCCAGACCTGAACCATGATGCGCTTTCTACATTGAAAACACAGCGCTCTGGGCGTCGTGCACTGGCTTTATTGCAGGTTGGCCAAGATGAGATGGCGGAAAAAGAATTTCGCAAATCTTATTCAAAGGCCGATGATGAAGCCCGTGTTGCCATGTTAAATGTGGCGATGCGTAGTAACATGCCGTCTTTTTCCATGCGTTTGGCCTCACAATTGGCGCGCAAAGGGCACAACGTTCCTGATGCAGCGCTTTATCCCATGCCAAAATGGCAGCCTAAAGTGGGCTATAAAGTGGATCGTGCGTTGATCTTTGCTTTGATGCGCCAAGAATCAGGTTTTAACCCCAAGGCAAAATCCTATGCCGGGGCCAAAGGCCTGATGCAATTGATGCCCGGCACAGCCAGCTTTGTGGCACGCGATCGCCGCATGCGTTGGAGCAAGAAACTGTTTGAGCCGGAAACCAACATCAGCCTTGGTCAGCGCTATATCAATATGTTGCTCAATGAAAATGCCATTAATGGCGATCTGTTTCAAATGACAGCCGCGTGGAATGGCGGACCGGGGAACCTCAATAAATGGAAGCGCGGGGTGAAGTACCAAGATGATCCGCTTTTATTTATTGAAAGTATTCCTTCGCGCGAAACCCGTATCTTTATTGAGCGTGTCTTGACCAATTTCTGGATTTATCGCGACCGTATGGGCCAAGAGGTTCCGACTTTAGACGCAATTGCATCTGGTTCATGGCCGATCTATAAAGGACAAGATGCATCTTCTATCGAGATGGCAAAAAAATAA
- a CDS encoding uracil-DNA glycosylase, which yields MNQHSDTTFDDPMNPEALLKWYVEMGVDECITSESVDRYAVSAQMLEAKKAAQAQQQAPQTNRQAPQQAPSQGAASLSPKPKTQPNGPAQQVQATDEMVHMAVELAQNAKNVEQLREAVLSFEGCHLKKTAMNTVFADGNPKADIMFIGEAPATDEDRQGVPFAGDNGKLFDQMLQSCGLEEKLGDRSNVYITNVLFWRPPGNRNPTLSEIAVCLPFLERHIELVDPKMIVLLGGAAAKAVLGHHEGISRLRGRWFTHATPGLSRPAQATALFHPAYLLRSPAQKRRAWGDLLSIVEKLETL from the coding sequence ATGAACCAGCACTCAGACACGACTTTTGACGATCCAATGAACCCCGAAGCCCTGCTAAAATGGTATGTGGAGATGGGGGTGGACGAATGTATCACCAGCGAATCCGTTGATCGATATGCTGTGTCTGCACAGATGTTGGAGGCTAAAAAAGCTGCTCAGGCTCAACAACAGGCCCCTCAAACAAACAGACAGGCGCCACAACAAGCGCCTTCACAAGGTGCTGCGTCACTCTCGCCTAAACCTAAAACGCAACCCAATGGGCCAGCCCAACAGGTACAGGCCACAGACGAAATGGTCCATATGGCCGTTGAGCTTGCTCAAAATGCCAAGAATGTGGAGCAGTTGCGCGAGGCTGTTTTATCTTTTGAAGGCTGTCATTTGAAAAAAACCGCCATGAATACGGTGTTTGCCGATGGAAATCCCAAGGCCGACATTATGTTTATTGGCGAGGCCCCTGCCACAGATGAAGATCGCCAAGGGGTGCCTTTTGCAGGCGATAATGGCAAGTTGTTTGACCAAATGTTGCAGTCTTGTGGCTTGGAAGAAAAATTGGGGGATCGCTCCAATGTCTATATCACCAATGTTTTGTTTTGGCGTCCACCGGGAAATCGCAATCCGACCTTAAGCGAAATTGCCGTTTGCCTGCCATTTTTGGAGCGCCATATCGAATTGGTGGACCCGAAAATGATCGTGCTTTTGGGCGGGGCGGCGGCCAAGGCGGTATTGGGTCATCATGAAGGGATTTCACGCCTGCGCGGGCGCTGGTTTACCCATGCCACACCGGGCCTATCACGTCCGGCCCAAGCCACAGCTCTTTTCCATCCGGCCTATTTATTGCGCTCACCTGCACAAAAACGCCGTGCATGGGGGGATTTGCTGTCCATTGTGGAAAAACTGGAAACACTTTAA
- a CDS encoding electron transfer flavoprotein-ubiquinone oxidoreductase yields MERESMEFDVVIVGGGPSGLSAAIKLSQLAQEKEKELTVCVVEKGSEIGAHILSGAVIETGPLSSLFPEWKEMGAPLTVEAKEDSFLHLSETGFKKLPTPPQMNNHGNYIVSLGNVCRWLGEQAEEMGVEVYPGFAACEVLYNEDGSVKGIATGDMGREKDGSEGPNFEPGVELHARYTIFAEGVRGSLAKDIMAKFDLRKDCDPQTFGIGIKELWEIDPAKHSEGKIVHTTGWPMDSKTYGGSFLYHLDNNQVAVGFVVGLDYENPHLSPFDEFQRFKTHPEICKTFEAGRRIAYGARALNEGGFQSIPKLTFPGGCLVGCSAGFLNVPKIKGTHNAMQSGIEAANAIFDLCTSEDENVSNEPTQYSANMKASYVWDELYKVRNIRPSFAKWGFFGGLVYSGFTTYLTGGREPWTLKHPHADNETLKPAASMPKIDYPKPDGKISFDKLSSVFISNTAHEESQPCHLKLKDESVPLSVNWAKYEGPEVRFCPAGVYEYLDDEENEGQKKFQMNFANCLHCKTCDIKDPTQNINWTTPEGMGGPNYPNM; encoded by the coding sequence ATGGAACGTGAATCCATGGAATTTGATGTTGTAATTGTTGGCGGTGGCCCCTCTGGCCTCTCAGCGGCGATTAAACTCAGCCAACTCGCACAGGAAAAAGAAAAAGAGCTCACCGTCTGTGTGGTTGAAAAGGGTTCTGAAATTGGTGCCCATATTCTTTCTGGTGCCGTTATTGAAACGGGCCCGCTTAGCTCTCTCTTTCCTGAATGGAAAGAAATGGGCGCGCCACTCACCGTAGAAGCCAAGGAAGATTCTTTCCTTCACCTGTCTGAAACAGGTTTTAAAAAGCTGCCAACCCCACCGCAGATGAACAACCACGGCAATTATATTGTCTCGCTTGGTAATGTGTGTCGCTGGTTGGGTGAACAAGCCGAAGAAATGGGCGTTGAAGTTTACCCGGGCTTTGCTGCTTGTGAAGTTCTCTATAACGAAGACGGTTCGGTTAAAGGCATTGCCACAGGCGATATGGGCCGTGAAAAAGACGGCTCTGAAGGCCCGAACTTTGAACCCGGTGTAGAACTTCATGCGCGCTACACCATTTTTGCAGAAGGTGTGCGCGGCTCGCTTGCCAAAGACATCATGGCGAAGTTTGACCTGCGCAAAGATTGCGATCCACAAACCTTTGGGATCGGTATTAAAGAGCTTTGGGAAATTGATCCTGCCAAACATTCTGAAGGCAAGATCGTTCACACCACGGGCTGGCCGATGGATAGCAAGACCTATGGCGGCTCCTTCCTTTATCACCTCGATAACAATCAGGTGGCTGTTGGTTTTGTTGTGGGTCTGGATTATGAAAACCCCCATCTCTCACCTTTTGACGAATTCCAGCGTTTCAAAACGCACCCTGAAATTTGCAAAACCTTTGAAGCTGGTCGTCGTATCGCCTATGGCGCGCGTGCCCTTAATGAAGGTGGCTTCCAGTCCATCCCGAAACTGACCTTCCCGGGTGGTTGTCTGGTTGGCTGTTCTGCTGGTTTCCTCAATGTGCCAAAAATCAAAGGTACACATAACGCCATGCAATCAGGCATCGAAGCGGCAAATGCCATTTTCGATCTTTGCACCTCAGAAGACGAAAATGTTTCAAACGAGCCAACACAATATAGCGCCAATATGAAAGCGTCTTATGTGTGGGATGAGCTTTATAAAGTACGCAACATCCGCCCAAGCTTTGCCAAATGGGGCTTCTTTGGCGGTTTAGTCTATTCCGGTTTCACAACTTACCTAACTGGCGGTCGTGAGCCTTGGACGTTGAAACATCCACATGCAGACAACGAAACATTAAAGCCAGCAGCCAGCATGCCAAAGATTGACTATCCAAAACCGGATGGGAAAATCAGCTTTGATAAATTGTCTTCTGTCTTCATTTCCAACACGGCCCATGAAGAAAGCCAGCCGTGTCACTTAAAACTCAAAGACGAGTCTGTGCCGCTGAGCGTAAACTGGGCAAAATACGAAGGCCCTGAAGTACGCTTCTGCCCAGCTGGGGTTTATGAATATCTTGATGATGAAGAAAATGAAGGTCAGAAAAAGTTCCAGATGAACTTTGCCAACTGCCTGCATTGTAAAACATGTGACATCAAAGACCCGACCCAGAATATCAACTGGACGACACCAGAAGGTATGGGCGGCCCGAACTACCCAAACATGTAA
- a CDS encoding fumarylacetoacetate hydrolase family protein, producing MQYVVPLWTPPALHVKDSEAQFPIRRVHCVAKNYGAHIREMGGDPNKVKPKFFSKSAHAVSAGVDEVSIAYPRATQDLHHEVELVVALGENAKIFGFGIGIDFTKRDLQAVAKENGMPWDTSKNFTGGAAVSQIIPIEETGELTTGAISLSVNGEMRQQGDLAQMIYNVREIMDHLDGYDELLAGDIIFTGTPAGVGAVEKGDEMSCKIEGLPDFTVRLV from the coding sequence ATGCAATATGTTGTGCCTTTATGGACCCCGCCCGCCCTTCACGTAAAAGACAGTGAGGCCCAGTTTCCCATTCGCCGTGTCCATTGTGTGGCGAAAAACTACGGGGCACATATCCGCGAGATGGGGGGAGACCCCAATAAGGTGAAGCCGAAATTCTTTTCAAAATCCGCCCATGCAGTAAGCGCGGGTGTGGATGAGGTTTCCATTGCGTATCCACGCGCCACTCAAGACCTGCATCATGAGGTCGAGCTGGTGGTCGCACTGGGGGAAAATGCGAAAATTTTCGGCTTTGGTATCGGGATTGATTTTACCAAACGAGACCTTCAGGCCGTGGCTAAAGAAAATGGCATGCCGTGGGATACTTCAAAAAATTTCACAGGCGGGGCAGCGGTCTCACAAATCATTCCGATTGAGGAAACAGGCGAGTTAACAACGGGGGCCATTTCTTTATCTGTTAATGGAGAAATGCGCCAACAAGGTGACCTCGCCCAAATGATCTATAATGTGCGTGAGATTATGGATCATCTTGATGGCTATGATGAATTGCTCGCAGGTGATATTATTTTCACAGGCACGCCTGCGGGTGTGGGTGCTGTTGAAAAAGGCGATGAAATGAGCTGTAAAATTGAAGGCTTGCCTGACTTCACAGTGAGATTGGTGTGA
- a CDS encoding MarR family winged helix-turn-helix transcriptional regulator yields MPEKTNIGPLNDLMTYHLRRAQVTSFNNFTDAMAETQVTPGQFGVLTLIASNEGMSQSAVARSLGVERSTMVAVIDGLENRGLVLRKPSPTDRRSNALVLSDEGKEVYARGLELAKKSDRVTTSALNDEEAVQLVTLLRKMNSAAGV; encoded by the coding sequence GTGCCTGAAAAAACGAATATTGGTCCCTTGAACGACCTGATGACATATCATCTGCGTCGCGCACAAGTTACATCCTTCAACAATTTCACAGACGCCATGGCAGAAACGCAGGTGACACCCGGTCAGTTTGGGGTGCTCACGCTTATTGCCAGCAATGAAGGCATGTCCCAATCCGCTGTCGCACGCTCCCTTGGTGTGGAACGCTCTACCATGGTCGCGGTCATTGACGGGCTTGAAAACCGCGGGCTTGTTTTGCGAAAACCCTCGCCCACTGATCGACGCTCCAACGCATTGGTCTTAAGTGATGAAGGAAAAGAAGTCTATGCCCGTGGCCTTGAACTTGCCAAGAAAAGTGATCGCGTGACCACAAGTGCGCTGAATGATGAAGAAGCCGTCCAGCTGGTGACTTTACTGCGTAAAATGAATAGTGCAGCGGGCGTTTAA